TATTTGATCATAAGTTTGTCTACATATTTTTTCTTCACAGCTCGACTGCTGTGGTACCACAGGGACGGTCTTTGACGCTGCCAAAGACATCTGCCCCAAGGACGGACTGGATGCCTTCATCACCAAGGTAACACAACATACTGATATGGACGGTTTCTTAAATGTTTTACAAAAGTACATGAATATTCAACACTGTGACTTCAGCCCCAGAGAAATAAGTGAATTTCAGCCATGCAGATGATCTTAATAAATGGGTAGTATTTTGTAATGGTTCACTTTGTGTTCTATCAGGCCTGTCCAGCTGCCATCGATGAGGTGTTCAACAACAAACTACACATCATTGGAGGAGTTGGCATTGGAATTGGAGTCATCATGGTGAGTGGcaagaaaaatgtgaaataaaatacACTTAACCAAGAACATATTTCCAGTAACCAAGACCTGCTTTCCAGGTGCATAAGTTTGTTATGTTCAGCCCTGGTTTGTAGCTTCACTGCACTGTAGTCGCATCAGTTAAATTATCATATTTTAATAAAATCTGCATGTTTATCCTTCAAAATactttttttatattgtattacTAGAGAAAATATTTAACAAGTAACAAGACTCAAACTGTCTTTATTTACAATGACTTTAAGAAAGGAAAATGGTTTTTCACCTTGATCAACTTGAATCCTTCACTATTCATTTTCTAACAGTATTTAACTTAATTTTTCTGTGTAGAATTAGTGTCCCCACATCTACAACATAGTGTTTTTAGCAGGTTTTTGTGGAACCAACAGATTAACTAAAGAAAATGTAATTACAGATGTGTATTTATCGGTGTGCAGAAACCTTTAAAGCTGATGTTGTTTATTGTCTAGAACTGATACCAAACACTAGTGCATCACAGTCAATGATGTGGAGCACTGACATCTTGTGTACTTACAGGGTTCCCACAGTCTTAAAGTCTTAAAagttttgaatttacaaatctgcatttaataccttaaagtctttaaaaggttttaaatttgatatggtaggtctttagttatgctgccataaacttgttgactgtattatgtttaaatgtgtctgttaaatgtccaagctgcaaagacggTAACATTAATCCACTCAGTTGCACCCGTTCAAACCTgagaaatttatatttaaattaggaaccaattattgtaaactttgcagcccctggtgaggatcacagaacattcagttctatgtacagtatttatgtaatattcaatctctactgatgcaaataaatacattttcctaaattctaggagtcaagaattattgccagtatggctgtgaaatgagcattaaattctcttctaaatagtcttaaatttaacttgtagaaacctgtaggaaccctgcactTAAGTAAAGGAATCATTACTCcataaaatgtctgaaatgtaaaGTAACATTAGCAGTGTACCTCTGAGAACAGTGCAGGTTAAATTTGTGCCTGTCTTTGCAGATCTTTGGGATGATCTTCAGCATGATGCTGTGCTGTGCCATTAAGAGGTCGAGGGACTTTGTCTAAACACAGACGCACAAATCCCTCCTTATGTGTCTATATTTTACCCACATCTGCTTCAGAATTTATCAGTTTAATAATGACTGTAGTTTTTTGGTTTACTGCTCGGATCCATACTGGATGACCACATGGAGCTGTGAGAGTATGGGTTCTGTACAATGGAGCTTCAAGTTTTCTTCACTCCTGACAATATGTTTGTTCCCACTGTAAATTGAGCTAGAAGagcgtttttttatttttttttatttcacctttCTGTTTTCACGAATGTATATCAGCATCACAAATTGTTTGATTAAATGAGGCCTTTGACTCTGCTACCCCCAGAGAACCTTGAATCTCTTCTGGAAAATCATTTTTCCTTTTCTTAGCTCAGCTTTAATTCAGCTTGTTTAAAATGTGATACAATTTCCCTGTGATGAAGTGGAATCTAACGGGCATATTTGCAGCTAAATTATTTGACCGTTCAATTCATTTTTACTTTGTTCATTCATATTAGCTTTTCATTTTTATAAAACCATAAGTTTTTAATGCAAATACATTAATGAATGCAGTTAAAATATCTGTATGATGCCAAATAAATTAACTAATAAACAATGAtttgtgttaaaattacactttgtggcattttttctgaattttttttatcagcTTTCAAGACATGACTTTGTGAAGTATTCTTGAAAAGCATAGACATGTCACTTAAGATTAATAATAGCTATTTAGGTGTCACTTATGTTTCTTGAAGCATCTCAAAGTGTCTGTGGTGGAAAAAGCCACTTTAAGAGAACTATGTGAAAGTGAGTTGATGTATCAGACATACTGAATGGTCTTCAAGCCTTTCCATAATTTAACTACAAACTGTTGAGCAAAGTAACAAATTATTTCACACTGAAAATCCCAAAATAAAGACTTTAATTAAAGTTCATTTACAAAATGCAAGAAATACACTTTAAAAAATCCTAGAACTTATACTTTTGCTGGGGTAAAGTGTTTTTCTGACACTGAGGATCAGTGAGCTTAGTTTTAATCTGAATCTTCACCTTGGACTGGACAATCAACagtaccagtaaaaaaaaaaattttttaaatcacatCTTCAACAAAACACCCAGATGAGTCAGGActgacattttaaacattatgaaagaaaTTGCAAAGATGCGTTTAAGGGATATTTTGGGATATTTTCATGCTTTTTGTAATCATCACTTTATCTGAGTTTCTGCACATTTTGAAACATATCTTTACTGTGGTAACCAAGGATGAATAAGGGACCTTGACTAAAAGATGTCAAATGACCAGTTCTGTGACTACAGAAAAgtgtcgggggtgggggggggtctcgCAGAGGCAGTTGTGAAGGAGGCTGTCAGTGGCCTAATGTACAAAACACCAGAAATAGATTTAACTGTCAGAGtaaaaaaggaaattaaaaagtaattttaaaaaatttaaaatgcagCAACGTTGATCAGTAACACTTTATTTCACTGGTCTTTTCTTAGAAGTGTTTTGAAGAGTTCCCATAATTTTCTAAAAATTAActatcagttatttacatttcCAGACAAGGTCAGTGCAGGTTTTTGACAACTTCAAGAAGTCTAAATGTGTCATTTTCCTTAAAACTAGCACCAAACTGTGCAGGCCTTCACAGTTAAATACCATCTGTGAAGTTTCTTTTACACTTATCATCTGGAAAATACAACAAGTGAACATAAAGTGTCTTCTGTTGATGCTGCGATGCTGGTTGTGGTAGTTGTCATGGTTTGTAGGTTTTTGTTAGTCCTCCCAGGCAAAGTCATACGGCTGAAAGTCATCTCTCAGCTGTTTGcagccctcctcctcttcctctttgctCTGTTTGCACTCCTTCCAGTCAGCTCGAGTTGGGATGTTCAGTATTGCCTCACTGGCCAAAACCTCtctgcacacacaaacatatgtatatgcatatatatatatatatatatatatatatatatatatatatatatatatatatatacacacacacacacacattgaggaAACTGTGGAAATGAGTTCATGGCTGAAAGCATGTGGACACGTAATGTCGAACATTGTCTTCTGTGAGTTTTACAAgtgaaaataagattaaaaatgaTGTCATAGATGCATAGAAACAACTTATTTTATGACTTATTATATGACTATTACAAAAACATCAAAGCATATTTTTCCTTCAGAGCAACAGTAACACCTAATATCTTTAGTTTATTATAGATTAATAATAGTATTAAGACaatctatattaaccctttcatgcacagtggtcactccagtggacagttcttctccagctgttctcttgtatattcagggttttggttgttttagttccatatcagccaacacagtggacacttatgcaccatcccataatacactgacattcagaccattactgtaactttgctgtccttgataaacctgatctgcagtgacatgttttagtgtaaatcaattgctaattgttattaaactgtaattgacaggtattttttaagcttttttttttttgcatattatctccatgcagtgaataataactagtattagagtatgttcaaatgtgagaaaacatctgattagcagcagtaaaaatgtttttattgcatagttttattccatagttttgtTCCATAGTTTTccagattctgttgggtttctgtaaattgacttagtctggttttgaccaactctatatataaaatgtcaagagataactttttttgtgatctggcgctatataaataaaatttgattgattgagtgatttaattggttttcccctgtaagtcgctttggaaaaaagcgtctgccaaatgcgtaaacataaacatatcattttctgatattagattttaaatacatgtttctttgcttataaaatcaaatgcatggtgtccagctgagtggaaatttttgaaacattttttttttaagtcaatcacattgtttttttgttttttgtttttttttatgtctaaagaggaataaaaaccctgcagaaaaatatcttgactaaatttcacataattagtgcatgaaagggttaataatctaaGTACTATTTTCTATGCATGAAATTTGGTGAAAccagaaataaaaatgtgttatttatcTGTGTTCACGCTGTCATCTAGTGGCTGAAATTAATACATTACAGACATCACATTAATGATTATATTGTTTTGGTCTCagcatagttacctccgccaaggaggttatgtttttgccagggtttgtttgtgtgtttgtttgtctgtccgttagtgtgcaacataactcaaaaagttatggacagattttgatgaaattttcagggtttgttggaaatgggataaggaagaaatgattaaattttggtggtgatcgggggtgggggggcccacggggggggcgcagaccagaaaatttcatcaaaatctgtccatagctttttgagttatgttgcacactaacggacagacaaacagacagacagacaaacaaaccctggcaaaaacataacctccttggcgtgggggggcccacgggggggggcactgatcagccttggcggaggtctgcgctctccgagtgcttctagtttattatatgttaatacactgatttttttcactaTCCTAACAGAAGTCCCTAAAGTGTTTCAGCAGAAGTAAGTTTACGTTGTACATAGTTTTCATATTATTCTCTGCTTTTGATGACATCATTGTCATTTCATTACCTTAAACCCAGAGACTAGAGTCTCACTTTTTTATGAGCAAAAGCTTGAGGTCAAACCTCTTTGCTGCATAAATGCCTGCACTCACCTTCCGAATTGTAGAGGAAAATGCTTCTGAATGCGGTAGAAAAGTTTCTCCCCAGAGTCAAGCTCCACGTAGAAATATGGAGTCCCGGGAGGAGCAATCTAAACACAAGCAAGGGTCATTTTCATGATCAACAAGCTTTTATATTTACAATTTACTCTGTTGACAATCACATAAGcactaataaaaaaattcaagtgTGCATTATGAGACAGAGTGTAGCTTGTGTCTGTTACCTGTTTAAGGTCAGTGTGTTCAGGAATCTCCATTAACTCCATCTGCTGCTCCTGAGCCTGGACCATGAACGCCTCTTTGATGTCCTCTGTGGTGCAGCGGTCCAGTGGCACAGGGACAACCTGAGACACCAGTGGTACAAAGACTTCAACAGCTGTGCATCAGGTTACAACCATATAGATGTACACAGCAAACTAAAAGGCAAACACCTCACAGGCTCTTTTGTTTCTGAATTGAAGCCCTGAGAAAAAAATCTAAGTCTTTAACAATGAGCATGTGTCACATTTAAAGTTTGTATTTTTGATGTATATTTTCACTTTGAAATACAAAAAGCATTCCATAAAATACCTAAAATCCACTTTAAAATCACTCATTCATAACTGTAAAAAGCCTCAGTTtagtaaccaaaaaaaaaaaaaaattgtctgtaAAATTTCTGAAAATACTGCTAGCTTGTGCTATAAATGTCTTCTCTATTCAGATCCTGGAAATGATGGCGATCTCATACCATCAACTATTTTCTATTTACAGTATTGCTATAAAGCCATttaattgcacttagtttttttAAGTGAAGCAGTAGAGTGTGGTGATACAGCATCAATCTACTCatgtccactgaaaaaaaaaatcatactctttTAATGtttgtatatattatattattgttttactgCATTACATTACTATTGATTTTTCCTTCAGCCacctgtgtgttgtttttttttttacctgtagcTGCAGGTGTTGGCTCTTATAATTCCTCTCAAACAGCACACAGCGCTCGCCTCTGCTCTTGTAGAATCTCCTCAAGGCTGATTTGTACTTCTCCATCTCCTCCACCACATCTGAGCCCAGATCCACCACAGACTGGTAGTGACCGATGGGGAGGATCAGTGTGTGGTGATGCATCAGCCCACCTTTAGCCAGAGCCACGTAACACTGCCCATAAAGGCCAAAAGTTGTAAAAGTGTCAAGGAAAtgcattgtgtgtttatgtgaaatCAGTGGTCAAGGTTTTTGTATGACTGGATGAGCTGATTATCAGTGTGGTGGACTCACATGTGTTCCTATGCTGATGACCAGGTGTTTCTCCACCTGAGGACTCGCTAGACAGAACCAGCAGGGACCAGTCGGCTGAGCTACACACAACAAAGCAAAGACATGATTAgattacatttgttttgtttgattattttCTATATTATTTATCTGATCTCATGAGTAATACACTGGTCTATGGTTTCACACATAATCTACTGAAATGATAGGATCACGTTTATCTCATGTCTTCATGTCTGTTGGACTCACGGTGTCTGCGAGGCTGTTTGAGCTGCCCGTGCTGATGCCTGTCTCCGTCATGATGTTGGCCTCGGCCTTCTGACGGTCTCTTTCTGCCTCGAGGACCTCCACCCTGTTTCTTACCTAGGTCGAAGAAGAACTGACTGGCCGGTTCCTGATGAGACAGAAAGGTTACAAGGTTAATGGAAAAAACTCCCTGTGTAACTTTAACCTTAATGTGGTTTGAACATCATTTCTCAGTTGACGGATGAATTGTCTGCTGTACCTCCTCCTCAGTGGTGAAGGCTGTTTTCTGTGCGTCTGTTTTGTCCTTAGTTGAGCGTCTG
This region of Sphaeramia orbicularis chromosome 12, fSphaOr1.1, whole genome shotgun sequence genomic DNA includes:
- the cwf19l1 gene encoding LOW QUALITY PROTEIN: CWF19-like protein 1 (The sequence of the model RefSeq protein was modified relative to this genomic sequence to represent the inferred CDS: inserted 1 base in 1 codon), which encodes MGEKPLRVLACGDVEGRFNALFNRVQTIQKKTGQFDLLLCVGEFFGTAPEADAEWQQYKSGAKKAPIHTYVLGATSHETVKYFPSADGCELAENITYLGRRGVFTGVSGLQIAYVSGQEALQEPAPSHCFTPXDLSVLVTSLTSSSKFRGVDILLTSQWPKGVWNYGNNPEVNTKSCGSSSVASLADKLKPRYHFAALEGVHYERLPYRNHVVLQENAQHVSRFIALAAVNNPAKKKYLYAFNIIPVKTMDPSELVKQPQDVTENPYRRSTKDKTDAQKTAFTTEEEEPASQFFFDLGKKQGGGPRGRKRPSEGRGQHHDGDRHQHGQLKQPRRHPQPTGPCWFCLASPQVEKHLVISIGTHCYVALAKGGLMHHHTLILPIGHYQSVVDLGSDVVEEMEKYKSALRRFYKSRGERCVLFERNYKSQHLQLQVVPVPLDRCTTEDIKEAFMVQAQEQQMELMEIPEHTDLKQIAPPGTPYFYVELDSGEKLFYRIQKHFPLQFGREVLASEAILNIPTRADWKECKQSKEEEEEGCKQLRDDFQPYDFAWED